One genomic segment of Gottschalkia acidurici 9a includes these proteins:
- a CDS encoding HlyD family efflux transporter periplasmic adaptor subunit yields the protein MDKKKKKKTKKKNILRLLLIIIILVYFTIRSIPILIASKAKTTPIENGTIVESVDCEGIVLRDEVVYRAESQGDISLKVKSGTKVSKGINIAEIKNETFNNYKKELEEVDREIEEHKKRLSSQNDMLKEDIKKNQDEIDYIMVSLQNNISEQNYEEVKRLKDRLLIVTNKKDAISSEKKLVADQIDTLMKKRNDIVQKMKSSSLTYYSQTAGIVSTTIDGLESKFSSKELDKYKISDYKLLKENKTTVKDKNAVKIGDPIFKIVEEQEWFVMFKADNKQIDEIKEGDNVSINLVKSNEKLKGTVVKLDKSKKETLLIVKFKDYLHKFYNERYIDLQLIKESYEGLKIHNSSIVEKDGVQGAFIKDVSGIVTFIPIKIIGKDDEYSIIEEGLNSQIEIMNNGKKELVRTLKLFDEVFLDGSKVKEGQIVDYNGGD from the coding sequence GTGGACAAAAAAAAGAAGAAAAAAACTAAAAAGAAAAATATATTAAGACTTCTTCTAATTATAATAATATTAGTATATTTCACCATAAGGTCAATACCGATATTGATAGCTTCAAAGGCTAAAACAACCCCTATAGAGAATGGAACTATAGTAGAATCAGTAGATTGCGAAGGAATAGTGTTAAGAGATGAAGTTGTCTATAGGGCAGAATCGCAAGGTGACATATCACTTAAGGTGAAAAGCGGTACAAAGGTAAGCAAAGGAATAAACATTGCTGAAATCAAAAATGAAACTTTTAATAACTATAAAAAAGAACTTGAAGAAGTAGATAGAGAAATTGAAGAACACAAAAAAAGACTATCATCTCAAAATGATATGCTAAAGGAAGATATTAAAAAGAATCAAGATGAGATTGATTATATAATGGTGTCGTTACAAAACAATATATCAGAACAAAATTATGAGGAAGTAAAAAGACTTAAAGATAGATTATTAATCGTAACAAATAAAAAAGATGCAATATCTAGTGAAAAGAAACTAGTGGCTGATCAAATAGATACCCTGATGAAAAAAAGAAATGATATTGTTCAGAAAATGAAAAGCTCTAGTTTAACGTACTACTCACAAACAGCAGGTATTGTTAGTACTACCATAGATGGGTTAGAGAGCAAGTTTTCATCTAAAGAATTGGACAAGTATAAAATATCAGACTATAAGTTGTTAAAAGAAAATAAGACGACCGTAAAAGATAAGAATGCTGTGAAAATAGGAGATCCTATTTTTAAAATAGTAGAGGAACAAGAATGGTTCGTTATGTTTAAAGCTGACAATAAGCAGATAGATGAAATAAAAGAAGGAGATAATGTTTCAATAAACTTAGTTAAAAGCAATGAGAAACTAAAAGGAACTGTAGTAAAGTTAGATAAATCAAAAAAAGAAACGCTTTTAATAGTTAAATTTAAAGACTATTTACATAAATTTTATAATGAAAGATATATTGACTTGCAACTAATAAAAGAAAGTTATGAAGGACTTAAAATTCATAATAGTTCAATAGTAGAAAAAGATGGGGTGCAAGGAGCTTTTATAAAAGATGTAAGTGGTATAGTAACATTTATTCCAATAAAAATTATAGGAAAAGATGATGAATATAGCATAATAGAAGAAGGACTGAATAGTCAAATTGAAATAATGAATAATGGAAAAAAAGAGTTGGTTAGAACACTAAAACTTTTTGATGAAGTTTTTTTAGATGGGAGTAAAGTTAAAGAAGGACAAATAGTAGACTACAATGGAGGCGATTAA
- the lspA gene encoding signal peptidase II, with protein MLATLLVLGTILVDQISKYFAVMYLENQEPFVIIDNFLKLNYVRNPGAAWGILQNQRTFFIILTSLVIIGILVYIKSNKNLTKLTRYSLFMIIGGAIGNLIDRIRLAYVVDFIDVTFGKLYDFPVFNFADTFIVIGTFLMIYLIMTNKYEIEVEKE; from the coding sequence ATGTTAGCTACTTTACTTGTATTAGGAACTATACTTGTTGATCAAATAAGTAAGTATTTTGCGGTTATGTATCTAGAGAATCAAGAGCCTTTTGTTATAATAGATAACTTTTTAAAGCTAAATTATGTTAGGAACCCAGGAGCAGCTTGGGGAATACTTCAAAATCAAAGAACTTTTTTTATCATACTAACATCTTTAGTGATAATAGGAATATTAGTGTACATAAAAAGTAATAAGAATTTGACTAAACTAACAAGATATTCTCTTTTTATGATTATAGGGGGAGCTATTGGTAATTTAATCGATAGAATAAGACTAGCATATGTAGTAGATTTTATAGATGTGACATTTGGAAAGCTTTATGATTTTCCAGTGTTTAATTTTGCCGATACATTTATAGTGATAGGAACTTTTCTTATGATTTACTTAATCATGACTAATAAATATGAAATAGAGGTAGAGAAAGAGTGA
- a CDS encoding RluA family pseudouridine synthase: MEIIEIFVDEEDDERIDAYLTQQLNETSRAHIQRLIKDELVKVNNKNVKPRYIVRTGDHIVVSLPQEQELEIISENIPIDMVYNDEDVAVINKPQGMVVHPAPGNYSGTLVNALLYHFRTLSNINNKMRPGIVHRIDKDTSGLLMIAKNNFAHEDLAQQLKEHSTTRKYYALVEGNIKEDSGTINAPIGRHPIDRKKMTVTDKNSKEAITHFKVLERFEKYTLIEAQLETGRTHQIRVHMAFINHPVVGDPVYGYKNQKFKLKGQLLHAKTLGFIHPRTKKYLEFDSEIPEYFKNIILKLRK, encoded by the coding sequence ATGGAGATAATAGAGATATTCGTAGATGAAGAAGATGATGAAAGGATAGATGCTTATTTAACCCAACAGTTAAATGAAACGTCTAGAGCACATATACAAAGGCTAATAAAAGATGAACTAGTTAAGGTAAATAACAAAAATGTAAAGCCTAGATATATAGTTAGGACAGGAGATCATATAGTAGTATCTCTCCCACAAGAGCAAGAATTAGAAATAATTTCAGAAAATATACCTATAGACATGGTTTATAATGATGAAGATGTGGCTGTAATAAATAAACCACAGGGAATGGTTGTTCACCCTGCTCCTGGTAACTATAGTGGGACACTAGTAAATGCACTATTATATCACTTTAGGACATTATCCAATATAAATAACAAAATGAGACCAGGAATAGTTCATAGGATAGATAAAGATACATCCGGACTTTTGATGATAGCGAAAAATAACTTTGCTCATGAAGATTTAGCACAACAGTTGAAAGAACATAGTACTACGAGAAAGTACTATGCACTAGTAGAAGGAAATATAAAAGAAGATAGTGGAACGATAAATGCACCAATAGGAAGACATCCTATTGATAGGAAAAAAATGACGGTTACTGATAAAAATAGTAAAGAAGCTATAACCCACTTTAAAGTTTTAGAAAGATTTGAAAAATACACTTTAATAGAAGCACAACTAGAGACTGGAAGGACTCATCAAATAAGAGTTCATATGGCATTTATAAATCATCCTGTGGTAGGAGATCCTGTTTATGGATATAAAAATCAGAAGTTTAAATTAAAAGGACAGTTATTGCACGCAAAAACTTTAGGATTTATTCACCCTAGAACTAAAAAATATTTGGAATTTGACTCTGAAATTCCAGAATATTTTAAAAATATAATATTAAAATTAAGAAAATAA
- a CDS encoding class I SAM-dependent methyltransferase — protein MKDESNREHWSEKYRQRDNELKEPSFYIKNNISFLNKGSLLDLACGDGRNAIFLSKYGFDVTGVDFSEEAIKRLLYFSELNHVSINTKIFDLDNISEITRLGKFDNIIISCFKPTLEMFKILPQLLNKNGIIILCSFNFRQAEEKEFPRKYCLEENEFINVSDELILIKYDHLIEERGYLDGYIFKLK, from the coding sequence ATGAAAGATGAATCAAATAGAGAACACTGGTCAGAAAAGTATAGACAGCGTGATAATGAACTGAAGGAGCCATCGTTTTATATTAAAAACAATATTAGCTTTCTAAACAAAGGAAGCTTACTTGATTTAGCTTGTGGTGATGGTAGAAATGCAATATTTTTATCTAAGTATGGCTTTGATGTTACAGGAGTAGACTTTTCTGAAGAAGCTATTAAAAGATTACTATATTTTAGTGAACTAAACCATGTTTCTATTAATACAAAAATATTTGACTTAGATAATATAAGTGAGATCACAAGGTTAGGTAAATTCGATAATATTATAATCAGTTGCTTTAAGCCTACACTAGAGATGTTTAAAATATTACCTCAGCTATTAAATAAAAATGGAATTATAATACTGTGTTCTTTTAATTTCAGACAGGCAGAGGAAAAAGAATTTCCAAGAAAATATTGCTTAGAAGAAAACGAATTTATTAATGTAAGTGATGAATTAATACTGATTAAATATGATCATCTAATAGAAGAACGAGGATATTTAGATGGATATATCTTCAAACTTAAATAG
- a CDS encoding DUF5665 domain-containing protein, producing the protein MNKEDELRKKIDELNIRLEKSKIFEYVDLVSNTRRLLYVNFLGGIARGFGMAIGFTILGAIVIYMLQHIIAWNIPLIGDFIAEIVRIVQKNI; encoded by the coding sequence GTGAATAAGGAAGATGAACTTAGAAAAAAAATCGATGAATTAAATATAAGACTTGAAAAATCTAAGATTTTTGAATATGTAGATTTAGTAAGTAATACTAGAAGATTATTGTATGTAAACTTCTTAGGAGGAATAGCAAGAGGATTTGGAATGGCGATAGGATTTACTATACTTGGAGCTATAGTTATATATATGCTTCAGCATATTATAGCTTGGAATATTCCACTTATAGGAGATTTTATAGCAGAGATAGTAAGAATCGTTCAAAAAAATATATAG
- a CDS encoding DivIVA domain-containing protein: MLTPLDIQNKEFTKGLRGYKEIEVDSFLDEIIVDYEQVYKENLELKDKISMLNDQIKHYAALEDTLQKTLIVAQTTAEEVIVNARKKGDLIIEESEEKAKNVRKTAEEELVDAGKKANNIIEESEKRARSMIEKAQDEVVKIKNEYESTRKDMIVFKTRFKALLNSQIETIESYIEEDDGSRKNLNHRDRDDEFEFKGINRQIDGDILDTYKTTDEERVFKNIEIDNYDLDTKDKILDGSIKEDVI; encoded by the coding sequence ATGCTTACACCATTAGATATTCAAAATAAAGAGTTTACTAAAGGGCTAAGAGGCTATAAAGAAATAGAAGTAGATAGCTTTTTAGACGAAATAATAGTAGACTACGAGCAGGTGTATAAAGAAAACTTAGAACTTAAAGATAAAATATCCATGTTAAATGATCAGATAAAGCATTACGCAGCACTAGAAGATACACTTCAAAAAACATTAATAGTTGCTCAAACTACTGCAGAAGAAGTAATAGTAAACGCTAGAAAAAAAGGTGATCTTATAATAGAGGAATCTGAAGAAAAAGCTAAAAATGTTAGAAAAACAGCAGAAGAAGAATTAGTAGATGCAGGTAAGAAAGCAAATAATATAATAGAAGAATCTGAAAAAAGAGCTAGAAGCATGATTGAAAAAGCACAGGATGAAGTTGTAAAAATTAAAAATGAGTATGAAAGTACAAGAAAAGATATGATTGTTTTTAAGACAAGGTTTAAAGCTCTTTTAAATTCTCAAATAGAAACAATAGAAAGTTATATTGAAGAAGATGATGGAAGTAGAAAAAATCTTAACCATAGAGACAGAGATGATGAATTCGAATTTAAAGGTATTAATAGGCAAATAGATGGAGATATATTAGATACATACAAAACTACAGATGAAGAAAGAGTATTTAAAAATATTGAAATTGATAATTATGACCTAGATACTAAGGATAAAATACTAGATGGATCTATAAAAGAAGATGTCATTTAG
- a CDS encoding YggS family pyridoxal phosphate-dependent enzyme: MEAIKISIKENLLYINDKINEIAKNKGISSEDITLIGVTKTIDVDRINESISLGIANIGENKVQEIQEKYDKIKGDVKWHMIGHLQTNKVKYIIDKVELIHSLDRKSLADEIQKRASQNNIVAKVLVQVNVAEEESKFGLKLEEAISFIESIQNYKNIKIKGLMTMAPYEEDTEKVRFVFRELKKLFETIKEKINENVDMKYLSMGMTNDYDIALEEGANMIRVGTGVFGERIYK, encoded by the coding sequence ATGGAGGCGATTAAGATTAGCATAAAAGAAAACTTATTATATATAAATGACAAAATAAATGAAATAGCTAAAAACAAGGGCATTAGCTCTGAGGATATAACTTTAATAGGGGTTACAAAAACTATAGACGTTGATAGAATAAATGAATCAATAAGTCTAGGAATAGCAAATATAGGTGAAAATAAAGTTCAAGAAATTCAGGAAAAGTACGATAAAATAAAAGGAGATGTTAAGTGGCATATGATAGGGCATCTTCAAACAAATAAAGTTAAGTATATAATTGATAAAGTTGAGCTTATACATTCGCTTGACAGAAAGAGTTTGGCAGATGAGATACAAAAGAGAGCAAGTCAAAATAATATCGTGGCAAAAGTATTGGTACAAGTTAATGTAGCTGAAGAAGAAAGTAAATTTGGACTTAAGCTAGAAGAAGCAATATCTTTTATTGAGTCTATACAAAATTATAAAAATATAAAAATTAAAGGCTTAATGACGATGGCTCCATATGAAGAAGATACAGAGAAGGTAAGATTTGTATTTAGAGAGTTAAAGAAATTATTTGAAACTATAAAAGAAAAAATTAATGAAAATGTAGATATGAAATACTTATCAATGGGAATGACTAATGACTATGATATAGCTTTAGAAGAAGGGGCAAACATGATAAGAGTAGGAACAGGAGTTTTTGGAGAGAGAATATATAAATAA
- a CDS encoding cell division protein SepF encodes MSNGILNKIKYLAGLEDFEEEIEEVEEEVEELEVPVTRGMVKNNKIVNIHTHTNSTIKLAIYEPKKYDEVTRIVEDLKVKKLVVLNLESTHIEIKKQVFDFVNGAIYALEGNIQKVTKDIFIVAPSNVEIDSNLKEELKSKGIFPWQKL; translated from the coding sequence ATGAGTAACGGTATACTAAATAAAATCAAATATCTTGCAGGATTAGAGGATTTTGAAGAAGAAATTGAAGAGGTAGAAGAAGAGGTAGAAGAATTAGAGGTTCCTGTTACAAGAGGTATGGTTAAAAATAACAAGATAGTAAATATACATACACATACAAATAGTACTATAAAATTAGCAATTTATGAACCTAAAAAATATGATGAAGTAACAAGGATAGTTGAAGATTTAAAAGTCAAAAAACTTGTAGTTTTAAACTTAGAAAGTACTCATATAGAAATAAAAAAACAGGTATTTGACTTTGTGAACGGAGCAATATATGCGCTTGAAGGAAATATACAAAAAGTAACTAAGGATATATTTATAGTAGCACCAAGCAATGTAGAAATAGATTCAAATTTAAAAGAAGAACTTAAAAGCAAAGGAATATTTCCTTGGCAAAAACTATAG
- a CDS encoding uracil-xanthine permease family protein has translation MSKIEKVKRLVLGIQHVIAMFGATVLVPILTGLDPSIALITAGIGTLIFHLCTKRKVPVFVGSSFAFITVIQVVASQFGDLRYAQGGIIVAGLLYILLSFIVMIFGVNRVKSFFPPVVTGPMIMVIGLSLSPVALSMASKNWLVSFVVIVTVAITSIFARGFLKIIPILVGVIVGYGLSAALNLIDYAPIVQAKMFSLANFTLPIFDIGAIAIIAPVVLATFMEHIGDITTNGAVVGKNFYEDPGLHRTLMGDGLATTFAGLIGGPANTTYGENTSVLAVTKVYDPSILRLAAMIAVILGFLGKFGAILQTIPEPVMGGVSVVLFSMITSVGMRTIASSDIDFTDNRNLLISGLILIIGIGSEILKVDPNFQGVVGIQFGQNISITGVSLAALVGIIVNKLLPETKKIDVKNMD, from the coding sequence ATGTCCAAAATAGAAAAAGTGAAAAGGTTAGTACTAGGAATTCAGCATGTTATTGCTATGTTTGGAGCTACAGTTTTAGTTCCTATTTTGACAGGCTTAGATCCATCAATTGCACTTATAACAGCAGGTATAGGAACTCTTATATTTCACTTATGCACTAAAAGAAAAGTACCAGTTTTCGTAGGATCAAGTTTTGCATTTATAACAGTTATACAGGTAGTAGCAAGCCAATTTGGAGATTTAAGATATGCACAAGGTGGAATAATAGTTGCTGGTCTTTTATATATATTACTATCTTTTATAGTTATGATATTTGGAGTAAATAGAGTAAAAAGTTTCTTTCCTCCTGTTGTAACAGGACCTATGATAATGGTGATAGGACTTAGCTTAAGCCCGGTAGCCTTAAGTATGGCATCAAAAAACTGGCTGGTATCATTTGTAGTTATAGTTACTGTAGCAATAACTTCAATATTTGCAAGAGGATTTTTAAAGATAATACCAATACTTGTTGGAGTTATAGTTGGATATGGTCTTTCTGCAGCATTAAATTTAATAGATTATGCACCAATTGTACAAGCTAAGATGTTTAGTTTAGCAAACTTTACATTACCTATATTTGATATAGGTGCAATAGCTATAATAGCACCAGTAGTGTTGGCAACGTTTATGGAACATATAGGAGATATAACAACTAATGGTGCAGTTGTTGGTAAGAACTTTTATGAAGATCCAGGACTTCACAGAACACTTATGGGAGATGGTTTAGCAACCACGTTTGCAGGATTAATAGGTGGACCAGCTAATACTACTTATGGTGAAAATACGAGTGTACTTGCAGTTACAAAAGTATATGACCCAAGTATACTAAGATTGGCTGCAATGATAGCTGTAATCCTTGGATTTTTAGGTAAATTTGGAGCTATATTACAAACAATACCTGAACCAGTAATGGGTGGGGTAAGTGTAGTTCTTTTCAGTATGATAACTAGTGTTGGGATGAGAACAATTGCAAGCTCAGATATAGACTTTACAGACAATAGAAATTTATTAATATCAGGACTTATATTAATAATAGGAATAGGATCTGAGATATTAAAAGTAGATCCAAACTTTCAAGGTGTAGTTGGAATTCAGTTTGGACAAAACATTAGTATCACAGGAGTAAGTTTAGCGGCACTAGTAGGAATAATTGTAAATAAGCTTTTACCAGAGACAAAGAAAATAGATGTAAAAAATATGGATTAA
- the pyrR gene encoding bifunctional pyr operon transcriptional regulator/uracil phosphoribosyltransferase PyrR — protein sequence MKPKTIIMDENAISRAITRLAHEIIERNKGTEDLVLVGIRTRGIPFANKLADRISQIEGIQIPVLTLDITLYRDDLTEVSDTPILNEEFDHDITNKTVILVDDVLYTGRTVRAALDALVDKGRPKKVQLAVLIDRGHREFPIRPDFVGKNVPTSVEEIVNVKFKEVDDVSEVVIEKD from the coding sequence ATGAAACCAAAGACAATCATAATGGATGAAAATGCTATAAGTAGAGCAATTACTAGATTAGCACATGAGATTATAGAAAGAAATAAAGGTACAGAGGATCTAGTATTAGTAGGAATAAGAACTAGAGGTATACCATTTGCCAATAAGCTAGCAGATAGGATAAGTCAAATAGAAGGTATACAAATACCAGTTTTAACACTTGATATAACTCTCTATAGAGATGATTTAACAGAAGTTAGTGATACCCCTATACTGAATGAAGAATTTGATCATGATATTACAAACAAAACAGTAATACTTGTAGATGATGTATTGTATACAGGAAGAACTGTAAGAGCAGCTTTAGATGCACTAGTAGATAAAGGTAGACCAAAAAAAGTACAATTAGCAGTCCTTATAGATAGAGGACATAGAGAGTTTCCTATAAGACCAGATTTTGTAGGAAAAAATGTACCTACTTCAGTAGAAGAAATAGTAAATGTTAAGTTTAAAGAAGTGGATGATGTAAGTGAAGTAGTTATAGAAAAAGATTGA
- the spoIVA gene encoding stage IV sporulation protein A, with product MDKYNIYKDISERTDGDIYIGVVGPVRTGKSTLIKRFMEKLVLPNIDNKYKKERANDELPISGSGKTIMTTEPKFVPNEAIELTLKDNVKFQVRMVDCVGYLVSGALGHEENSTPRMVTTPWYEKEIPFEEAAEIGTRKVIADHSTIGIVVTTDGSITDIDRQSYISAEERVINELKEIEKPFVILLNSKHPELDSTIALKESLEDKYKVPVVIMDCLNLEIEDINQLLEKVLLEFPIKEINIELPEWIEGLPKTHWVKSTILDSIKDTIQNLQRLSEIEDSLSGLHDLDIVEDVLVKEIKLGEGVADIQMKVQSNLLYQILNELTGYEIEGEHEILGLVTNLARSKREYDKIESALLDAKMSGYGLVPPSLEELDLAEPEIFKQGNRFGVKLRAMAPSLHLIRADITTEVSPLIGTEKQSEELVNYLLEEFETDPSKIWESNMFGKSLHDLVKEQLEGKLNMLPEDARGKMQRTLQRIVNEGSGGLICIII from the coding sequence TTGGATAAGTATAATATATATAAAGATATATCAGAAAGAACAGATGGAGACATTTACATAGGAGTTGTTGGACCAGTTAGAACGGGTAAATCGACACTCATAAAGCGTTTCATGGAAAAACTGGTTTTGCCAAACATTGATAACAAATATAAAAAGGAAAGAGCTAATGATGAGCTACCTATAAGTGGATCCGGTAAAACTATAATGACTACAGAGCCAAAGTTTGTACCAAATGAAGCGATAGAATTGACATTAAAAGATAATGTGAAGTTTCAAGTACGAATGGTAGATTGTGTAGGTTATTTAGTAAGTGGAGCATTAGGACATGAAGAAAATAGCACACCGAGAATGGTAACTACACCTTGGTATGAAAAGGAAATACCTTTTGAGGAAGCGGCAGAAATAGGAACTAGAAAGGTAATAGCAGATCATTCTACTATAGGTATAGTAGTAACTACTGATGGATCTATTACAGATATAGATAGACAAAGTTACATAAGTGCAGAAGAAAGAGTAATAAATGAATTAAAAGAAATAGAAAAACCTTTTGTAATTCTTTTAAACTCTAAACATCCAGAACTAGATAGTACTATAGCACTTAAAGAAAGTTTAGAAGATAAATATAAAGTTCCTGTAGTAATAATGGATTGCTTAAATCTAGAGATAGAGGATATTAATCAATTACTGGAAAAAGTATTATTAGAGTTCCCTATAAAAGAGATAAATATAGAATTACCAGAGTGGATAGAAGGACTGCCAAAAACTCACTGGGTAAAGTCAACAATACTAGACTCTATTAAAGACACAATACAAAATTTACAAAGGCTTAGTGAGATAGAAGATTCGTTATCGGGTCTTCATGATTTAGATATAGTAGAAGATGTACTAGTTAAGGAGATAAAACTGGGAGAAGGAGTTGCTGATATACAAATGAAAGTACAAAGCAACTTACTGTACCAAATATTAAACGAACTTACAGGATATGAAATAGAAGGAGAACACGAGATATTAGGACTTGTTACAAACTTAGCAAGATCTAAAAGAGAGTATGATAAAATAGAAAGTGCGCTGTTAGATGCTAAAATGTCGGGATATGGATTAGTACCTCCAAGTTTAGAAGAACTTGATTTAGCGGAGCCTGAGATATTTAAACAAGGAAATAGATTTGGGGTAAAATTAAGAGCTATGGCTCCAAGCTTACATTTAATCAGAGCGGATATAACTACAGAAGTTTCTCCATTGATAGGAACTGAAAAGCAAAGTGAAGAGCTTGTAAACTATCTATTGGAAGAGTTTGAGACAGATCCTTCTAAAATATGGGAGTCGAATATGTTTGGAAAGTCACTTCATGACTTAGTTAAAGAACAGCTAGAAGGTAAATTAAATATGCTGCCAGAAGATGCAAGAGGCAAAATGCAAAGAACTCTTCAAAGAATTGTCAATGAAGGAAGTGGAGGACTTATTTGCATAATAATATAG
- a CDS encoding TraR/DksA C4-type zinc finger protein yields the protein MHKEKTSKFRKILLEERNSILETIDLMDKNSGDRQEFSTELSLYDNHPADIGTEVFIAGHNANLRGNEEVLLSKVENALSKIESGEYGKCQECGKEIDEERLEIIPYASMCIKCENEDKKNDTFRDKLGYRPIEEENLRYPYGRTFKDSSRKEEVIFDGEDSWQAVDRFNRVAGDPSYGTGDQLGILDEDEDVGAVEEVEKISEDYYKQQL from the coding sequence ATGCATAAGGAAAAAACAAGTAAGTTTAGAAAAATACTATTAGAAGAAAGAAATAGTATATTAGAAACTATAGATCTTATGGATAAAAACTCTGGAGATAGACAAGAATTTAGTACGGAATTATCCCTTTATGATAATCATCCAGCAGATATAGGCACGGAAGTATTTATCGCAGGACACAATGCTAATCTTAGGGGAAACGAAGAAGTTCTTTTATCTAAAGTTGAAAATGCATTATCAAAGATTGAATCTGGTGAGTACGGAAAGTGCCAAGAATGTGGAAAAGAAATAGATGAAGAGCGATTAGAGATAATTCCTTATGCATCAATGTGTATAAAATGTGAAAATGAAGATAAAAAGAACGATACTTTTAGAGATAAATTAGGATATAGACCTATAGAGGAAGAAAATCTCAGATATCCATATGGAAGAACATTCAAAGACTCTTCCAGGAAAGAAGAAGTAATATTTGATGGTGAAGACAGTTGGCAAGCAGTGGATAGGTTTAATAGAGTAGCAGGAGATCCATCTTATGGAACAGGAGACCAACTTGGTATTTTAGATGAAGATGAAGATGTAGGTGCAGTTGAAGAAGTTGAAAAAATATCTGAAGATTACTATAAGCAACAACTATAA
- a CDS encoding RNA-binding protein, whose amino-acid sequence MIGDKTKYIEHIQDKEQHIVMRKILDKIESVLRHHDVEYTDFLDPYQRKLSHSILNRLDVSYYEEGGLEDSERKSIIIFPEYMSKENIENPIKAIKIEGNFKFTNLRHKDYLGAILGLGIKREKVGDINIYEDFAIILLHKELLDFVIYNLKNIGRENVTVRQISLGEIEKTKEEFEDIQTTISSLRLDALISGVCNLSRSKSANQIAQGKVKVNWQPILNASYEIGEDDVISIRGFGRIKIISELGKSKKGKDKVTVRIYK is encoded by the coding sequence ATGATAGGAGATAAGACAAAATATATAGAACACATACAAGATAAAGAACAACATATAGTGATGAGAAAAATACTTGACAAAATTGAAAGTGTTCTGAGACATCACGACGTAGAATATACTGATTTTTTAGATCCTTATCAAAGAAAACTTTCCCACTCAATATTAAATAGATTAGACGTATCTTATTATGAAGAAGGTGGACTTGAAGATTCGGAAAGGAAGTCCATAATAATATTTCCAGAATACATGAGTAAAGAAAATATAGAAAATCCTATAAAAGCAATAAAAATTGAAGGAAATTTTAAATTTACAAACTTAAGACATAAAGATTACCTTGGTGCAATTTTAGGATTAGGGATTAAAAGGGAAAAGGTTGGAGATATAAACATATATGAAGATTTTGCTATTATATTATTACATAAAGAATTGTTGGATTTTGTAATTTATAATTTAAAAAATATTGGAAGAGAAAACGTTACTGTTAGACAAATAAGTTTAGGGGAAATAGAGAAAACTAAAGAGGAATTTGAAGATATACAAACTACCATTTCTTCTCTAAGACTAGATGCATTAATAAGCGGAGTATGCAATTTATCCAGAAGCAAGAGTGCTAATCAAATAGCTCAAGGTAAAGTAAAAGTGAATTGGCAACCTATATTAAATGCATCTTATGAAATAGGTGAAGACGATGTTATATCTATAAGGGGATTTGGAAGAATAAAAATAATAAGTGAACTAGGTAAAAGTAAAAAAGGAAAAGATAAAGTAACCGTTAGAATTTATAAATGA
- a CDS encoding YdbC family protein, with protein MAEIKYEVKEGFGVLSESPKGWTKELRSISWNGREAKYDIRDWAPQDEKMGKGVTLSTEELKSLRDILNEMKL; from the coding sequence ATGGCAGAAATAAAGTATGAAGTAAAAGAAGGTTTTGGAGTGTTATCTGAATCACCAAAAGGTTGGACAAAAGAATTAAGAAGTATAAGTTGGAATGGTAGAGAAGCCAAGTATGATATAAGAGATTGGGCACCACAAGATGAAAAGATGGGAAAAGGAGTAACACTGTCCACAGAAGAATTAAAGAGTCTTAGAGACATACTTAATGAAATGAAATTATAA